Proteins encoded within one genomic window of Ammonifex degensii KC4:
- a CDS encoding glycosyltransferase has protein sequence MLRVKNEATWLKAVLDAAGRVCDALVVLDDGSTDATPEICRRHPKVAEYLYQEESVLDEARDKNRLLKMALQLEPDWILALDGDEVLEDAAPEIIRREIALIDPVEPQFVAFALQILYFWDDPLTFRCEPSLYGDFWQVRLFTTWGQDVTRLTFLPTSHGGNLHCGSVPANLTGRARFIDVKVKHYGYLSAETRQRKKEWYATRDPEAFARGYYDHLTSSEGMRLAIWQERRERDAVSSTFIKPTAYFTGYPIELISLLPPGTRRVLEVGCGYGDGGRAIKEGLPEVWVAGAEWRWTAYLAARAGLDAAVYWRPGEPLPFPDGFFDVVLLNHCLEKFADPWTVLSGLKRYVAPGGKVIATVANARNLVNLVRLAGGDWDYTATGVADIANLRFFTPRTAAALFAYCGFKVKEISFVPDPQIAISGASSAESTPFSLQAGNLHLVGLSGEDLAELTARDILVVAEKSAGKTSLSQSEQSATSPVAAGRTGPGSAGRDEPTMGKSPELISIIIPVFNQLSFTKRCLESIRNFTSLPYELIIIDNGSTDETSAFLKSQKDLKVITNESNRGFGPAVNQGLALARGEYLVVLNNDTLVTPGWLEELLYALKTGPAAGLAGPVTNYASGPQCIPVPYQPDNEESIVTFARERAVAYKGKIREVFRLVGFCLAIRRAVVEKIGGFDPRFATGNFEDDDFCLRARLAGFRLYIAEGAFIHHYGHQTFVGAGLDFAARMAENWRRFKEKWGLDPARPVEMGYPADLPARLKFDRALHYEPLHEVAGNG, from the coding sequence ATGCTCCGAGTAAAAAACGAAGCTACCTGGCTTAAAGCTGTGCTGGATGCTGCCGGGCGCGTATGCGACGCGCTGGTGGTCTTGGATGATGGCTCGACCGACGCAACGCCGGAGATATGCCGTCGCCACCCGAAGGTGGCCGAGTACCTCTACCAGGAGGAAAGCGTGCTTGACGAAGCGCGGGACAAAAACCGGCTCCTTAAGATGGCCCTGCAGCTCGAGCCCGATTGGATTCTGGCGCTGGACGGGGACGAGGTTCTTGAGGACGCGGCTCCGGAAATCATCCGCCGCGAAATAGCGCTCATCGATCCCGTGGAGCCCCAGTTTGTTGCCTTTGCGCTTCAGATTCTCTACTTTTGGGATGATCCGCTCACGTTTCGGTGTGAGCCTTCGCTTTACGGAGACTTTTGGCAGGTACGCCTCTTCACCACGTGGGGTCAAGATGTGACGCGGCTCACTTTTCTGCCCACGTCTCACGGTGGGAATCTCCACTGCGGTAGCGTCCCCGCGAACCTTACGGGCCGCGCGCGCTTCATCGACGTGAAGGTAAAACACTACGGTTACCTCTCGGCCGAAACCCGGCAGCGTAAAAAGGAGTGGTATGCTACCCGCGACCCGGAAGCTTTTGCCCGGGGCTACTACGACCATCTCACCTCGAGCGAGGGGATGCGTCTGGCTATCTGGCAGGAGCGCAGGGAGCGGGATGCGGTGAGCAGCACGTTTATCAAGCCCACCGCCTACTTCACTGGCTACCCGATTGAGCTTATCTCTCTCCTACCGCCCGGCACAAGGCGGGTACTCGAGGTGGGGTGTGGTTACGGGGATGGCGGCCGGGCAATAAAGGAGGGGTTGCCGGAAGTTTGGGTGGCCGGGGCAGAGTGGCGATGGACGGCATACCTTGCGGCACGGGCCGGGCTTGACGCTGCGGTTTACTGGCGGCCTGGGGAGCCCCTTCCTTTCCCGGATGGTTTTTTCGATGTGGTACTGCTTAACCACTGCCTTGAAAAGTTCGCCGACCCTTGGACGGTACTTTCTGGCTTGAAGCGCTATGTGGCCCCGGGAGGAAAAGTGATAGCTACAGTGGCTAATGCGCGGAACCTGGTCAACCTTGTGCGACTTGCGGGTGGAGACTGGGATTATACCGCCACTGGTGTGGCGGATATTGCCAACCTCCGTTTTTTCACTCCGCGCACCGCTGCGGCTCTTTTCGCTTACTGCGGCTTTAAAGTAAAAGAGATCTCATTTGTTCCCGACCCGCAGATTGCTATTTCCGGGGCTTCCTCCGCGGAGAGCACTCCTTTTTCTCTACAAGCGGGGAACCTTCACCTGGTGGGGCTCAGCGGAGAAGACCTGGCTGAGCTCACCGCACGGGACATCCTGGTGGTGGCAGAAAAAAGTGCAGGGAAGACGAGCCTTTCGCAAAGTGAACAAAGCGCAACGAGCCCGGTCGCGGCTGGAAGAACTGGACCCGGGTCGGCGGGAAGAGATGAGCCGACTATGGGGAAGTCGCCGGAGCTTATTTCGATTATCATACCCGTTTTTAACCAATTATCCTTCACCAAGCGTTGCTTGGAGAGTATTCGGAATTTCACTTCACTTCCTTACGAGCTGATCATCATCGATAACGGGTCAACCGATGAAACAAGTGCTTTCCTGAAAAGCCAAAAAGACCTCAAGGTTATTACCAACGAGAGCAACCGCGGTTTTGGCCCGGCGGTAAACCAGGGTCTTGCCCTAGCGCGGGGCGAGTACTTGGTGGTACTTAACAACGATACGTTGGTAACACCAGGCTGGCTCGAGGAGCTTCTCTACGCTCTCAAGACAGGGCCGGCGGCGGGACTTGCCGGTCCGGTAACCAACTACGCGAGCGGGCCGCAGTGCATCCCGGTGCCTTACCAGCCAGATAATGAAGAAAGTATCGTAACCTTCGCGCGAGAGCGCGCCGTGGCCTACAAGGGGAAAATTCGGGAGGTGTTCCGTCTCGTTGGTTTCTGCTTGGCGATTAGGCGAGCGGTTGTCGAGAAAATCGGCGGTTTTGACCCCCGGTTTGCTACCGGAAACTTCGAAGATGATGACTTTTGCTTGCGGGCTCGCTTAGCGGGGTTTCGCCTCTATATTGCAGAAGGTGCCTTCATCCACCACTACGGGCACCAAACCTTTGTTGGCGCGGGACTCGACTTTGCGGCTAGGATGGCGGAAAACTGGCGCCGGTTCAAGGAAAAATGGGGGCTTGACCCGGCGCGGCCGGTTGAAATGGGATACCCCGCTGACCTGCCGGCGCGGTTGAAATTTGACCGGGCACTTCACTACGAGCCTCTCCACGAGGTGGCAGGGAATGGCTGA
- a CDS encoding DNRLRE domain-containing protein, giving the protein MAEIIVTPPLKDATVKSARPEENFGVVFYLGVGRAGSNVERALIQFPLAGIPAGAVLLAAYLNLRLYENVYCGQTKEVALYRVLEPWEEYRVNFCNQPSYDPAPLSTVPLTRQIGGWISWDVSGVVRDWLTGTYPNYGFLVKVEDENRLSLVRFYSRECSCSACWPQLLVSYTYTERVCCEPLFREETETVTTGDTDQGSTPRDLSTWRTVTVLITNRGSNPAVVQGEISADGITWLSQGRTVMLAGGESYLFVPQVFLRYARVRYRSAFSGSPTTLVITSQFQS; this is encoded by the coding sequence ATGGCTGAAATCATTGTGACGCCACCGCTTAAAGATGCCACGGTGAAAAGTGCTCGGCCGGAGGAAAATTTCGGAGTGGTTTTTTATCTGGGGGTAGGTAGAGCTGGTAGCAACGTTGAGCGGGCGCTTATCCAGTTTCCATTAGCGGGAATTCCAGCGGGAGCCGTGCTCCTGGCGGCTTACCTTAATCTTCGCCTTTACGAGAACGTGTACTGCGGGCAAACAAAAGAGGTGGCTCTTTACCGGGTTCTTGAACCCTGGGAAGAATATAGAGTTAACTTTTGCAACCAGCCTTCTTACGATCCCGCGCCTCTATCGACTGTTCCCCTTACCAGGCAGATTGGTGGATGGATTTCCTGGGACGTCAGCGGCGTGGTCCGTGACTGGCTTACCGGTACCTATCCGAACTACGGCTTCCTGGTGAAAGTAGAAGATGAAAACCGGCTAAGTTTGGTCCGGTTTTACAGCCGCGAGTGTAGCTGCTCGGCCTGCTGGCCGCAGCTGTTAGTGAGCTATACATATACAGAAAGGGTCTGTTGCGAGCCGCTCTTTAGGGAAGAAACCGAAACTGTTACTACCGGGGACACCGACCAGGGGAGCACACCGCGCGACCTTTCCACCTGGCGTACGGTAACCGTGTTGATAACGAACCGCGGTTCCAACCCGGCGGTGGTTCAGGGTGAGATCAGTGCGGATGGCATAACATGGCTCTCTCAAGGCCGGACCGTGATGTTGGCTGGGGGGGAATCTTATCTTTTTGTGCCGCAGGTTTTTTTGCGGTATGCGCGGGTCCGCTATCGTTCTGCCTTTTCGGGTTCCCCCACTACCCTGGTTATCACGTCTCAGTTCCAAAGTTAG
- a CDS encoding NAD(P)/FAD-dependent oxidoreductase — MQRDGQTYAVVPWIKGGLITPEILEKLAQVARKYQIPVMKLTFAGRIALVGLKAEDVEAVWADLGLPPAPAVGPCLRSVQSCPGTAACRLALQDSLGLGMRLEEKFGGVELPGKMKVGISGCPICCAESWVRDFGAFGKKSGFTVVVGGNAAQFPRIGEVLAEGLAAEEVERVFEKLLDLYRREGQKGERFGNFAHRVGIERLKAEAGV; from the coding sequence TTGCAGCGGGACGGCCAGACTTATGCGGTGGTGCCCTGGATCAAAGGGGGCTTGATCACCCCTGAAATCCTGGAGAAGCTGGCTCAGGTAGCCCGGAAGTATCAGATACCGGTGATGAAACTCACCTTTGCGGGGCGCATAGCGCTGGTAGGGCTTAAAGCGGAGGATGTGGAGGCCGTCTGGGCTGACCTGGGGCTTCCCCCTGCTCCGGCTGTGGGTCCCTGCCTGCGCAGCGTGCAGTCTTGTCCGGGTACGGCAGCCTGTCGGCTGGCCCTTCAGGACTCCCTGGGTCTAGGGATGCGCCTCGAGGAGAAGTTCGGCGGGGTGGAACTGCCGGGTAAGATGAAAGTAGGAATCTCCGGCTGCCCCATCTGTTGCGCCGAAAGTTGGGTCCGGGATTTTGGCGCTTTCGGCAAGAAGAGCGGCTTCACCGTGGTGGTGGGAGGAAACGCTGCCCAGTTCCCCCGCATAGGGGAAGTACTGGCCGAGGGGCTTGCGGCCGAAGAAGTAGAGCGGGTTTTTGAGAAGCTTTTGGACCTTTACCGGCGGGAAGGGCAGAAAGGGGAACGCTTTGGCAATTTTGCCCACCGGGTCGGCATTGAGCGCTTAAAGGCGGAAGCCGGAGTTTAA
- a CDS encoding RNA-guided endonuclease InsQ/TnpB family protein, translating to MKRTNVVRVLPDKQQKQILEIIGDRCAALYNAVQYRCRQAFFKGEPVPSYAALCSEFKEHPAYKALPAHIGQEIIKKARKAWDSYFACLRLYRKGDMSRPPRVPGYWKDRRTGKRIFRVIPIKAPTSYSLDARCLSLTLPQDLRKGQGDRLVLRTKGVLRFRGQPKTLELKYDPVRKRWYAHQVVEVPEPVRKVRPEKHAAIDLGARVLVALAIEGLNRQLLFSAREVVKDFLYWTNQIAKEQSRLNRAGRKTSRKLRRFYQLRARRFRHAFVALAAEVARILKQHRVTTLFLEDLTGIREDMDFGPKNILVHNFWAFRMLRNLIEAACARAGIKVDPVEPCGTSSRCAVCGHPVRRPVRHKAVCEKCGRLWHADANAALNILLQGSSKEHGAEATPQKPLAYRWDRHRWVSRFKPAAGTLRAASGNRMAA from the coding sequence ATGAAGCGCACCAACGTCGTCCGGGTCCTCCCAGACAAACAGCAGAAGCAGATCCTGGAAATCATCGGGGATCGCTGCGCCGCCCTCTACAACGCCGTCCAGTACAGGTGCAGGCAGGCATTCTTCAAGGGTGAACCAGTGCCTTCCTACGCTGCCTTATGCTCCGAGTTCAAGGAGCACCCGGCATACAAAGCCCTGCCCGCCCACATAGGGCAGGAGATCATCAAGAAAGCGAGGAAGGCGTGGGACTCCTACTTCGCCTGCCTGAGACTGTACCGTAAGGGCGACATGTCAAGGCCGCCGCGTGTACCCGGATACTGGAAAGACCGCCGGACGGGAAAGCGTATATTCCGCGTCATCCCCATCAAAGCGCCCACCTCCTACTCCCTGGACGCTCGTTGTCTCTCCCTCACACTGCCGCAGGATCTCCGGAAGGGGCAGGGAGATCGCCTGGTTCTGCGCACGAAGGGTGTCCTGCGCTTCCGCGGCCAACCTAAGACCCTGGAGCTCAAGTACGACCCTGTGAGGAAGCGCTGGTACGCCCACCAGGTGGTGGAGGTGCCGGAACCGGTAAGAAAAGTCCGGCCCGAAAAACACGCCGCCATCGACCTGGGCGCGAGGGTCCTGGTCGCCTTAGCCATAGAGGGACTCAACCGCCAGCTCCTCTTCTCCGCCCGGGAAGTCGTCAAGGACTTCCTCTACTGGACCAACCAGATTGCGAAGGAACAGTCAAGGCTCAACCGGGCGGGAAGGAAGACCTCCAGGAAGCTGAGGAGGTTTTATCAGCTCCGCGCCCGCAGGTTCAGGCACGCCTTTGTCGCTTTGGCCGCGGAAGTTGCCCGCATTCTCAAGCAGCACCGGGTGACCACGCTTTTTCTTGAGGACCTGACGGGCATCCGGGAGGACATGGACTTCGGGCCGAAAAACATCCTGGTGCACAACTTCTGGGCCTTCCGCATGTTAAGGAACCTTATCGAGGCTGCTTGTGCCCGGGCCGGGATAAAGGTCGATCCCGTCGAACCATGCGGTACCTCTTCCCGGTGCGCCGTCTGCGGGCATCCTGTCAGGCGGCCTGTGCGGCATAAAGCGGTGTGCGAGAAGTGCGGTAGGCTTTGGCACGCAGACGCCAACGCGGCTTTGAACATACTTCTTCAGGGCTCCTCGAAGGAGCACGGGGCGGAGGCCACGCCCCAGAAGCCGCTTGCCTACCGGTGGGACAGGCACCGGTGGGTGAGCCGCTTCAAACCTGCCGCCGGTACGCTTAGAGCGGCGAGCGGCAACCGGATGGCGGCTTAA
- a CDS encoding cyclophilin-like fold protein: MQMWLEIGTLKLKIALNNTLTARKVWEALPIESKVNTWGDEIYFDIPVELEQERPQETVEIGDVAYWPPGRALCVFFGPTPISGPGEIRPYSPVTVIGKVVEGKLGALKSIRDGEKVRLTRVED, translated from the coding sequence ATGCAAATGTGGCTGGAAATAGGAACGCTCAAGCTTAAAATCGCCCTTAACAATACTCTCACCGCTCGGAAGGTGTGGGAGGCTCTGCCCATCGAGTCCAAAGTCAACACCTGGGGAGATGAGATCTACTTCGATATCCCCGTGGAGCTCGAGCAGGAAAGACCCCAGGAAACGGTCGAAATCGGGGATGTGGCCTACTGGCCTCCGGGCCGGGCTTTATGTGTCTTTTTCGGCCCTACCCCTATATCGGGCCCGGGAGAAATCAGGCCCTACAGCCCCGTCACGGTGATAGGAAAAGTGGTAGAGGGGAAGCTCGGAGCCCTCAAGAGCATACGCGACGGCGAGAAGGTGAGGCTCACCAGGGTTGAAGATTGA
- a CDS encoding phosphoribosyltransferase: protein MIAEEKVRDLPELRGKERVFADREEAGRVLAGMLEKYRNSNALVLAIPAGGVPVAAVLAEELGLELDVAVVSKITLPWTTEAGYGAVAFDGTVLLNQELISYYGLTEEEIEEGRQKTAAKVARRLKELRGDRPFPQLKGRPVILVDDGLASGFTMLTAIQALKKMGVDHIIVAVPTAHWGALERVAPHVEAIYCPNIRSGWRFAVADAYELWYDVSEEEVKELLGGCDGSR from the coding sequence ATGATCGCTGAGGAAAAGGTTCGCGACCTTCCGGAGCTCCGGGGGAAGGAGAGGGTCTTTGCCGATCGGGAAGAGGCGGGGCGGGTGCTGGCCGGTATGCTGGAGAAGTACCGGAACTCCAACGCCTTGGTCCTGGCCATCCCGGCGGGCGGAGTACCGGTGGCCGCAGTTCTGGCCGAGGAGCTGGGGCTGGAGCTTGACGTGGCGGTGGTGAGCAAGATCACCCTGCCCTGGACCACCGAGGCCGGCTACGGGGCGGTGGCCTTCGATGGCACGGTGCTTTTAAACCAGGAGCTCATCTCCTACTACGGGCTGACCGAGGAGGAAATAGAGGAAGGCCGGCAGAAGACGGCGGCTAAAGTGGCCAGGCGGTTGAAGGAACTCCGGGGAGATCGCCCCTTCCCCCAACTTAAGGGAAGGCCAGTGATCCTGGTGGACGACGGTCTGGCCTCCGGCTTCACCATGCTCACCGCCATCCAGGCTCTGAAGAAGATGGGGGTCGATCATATAATCGTGGCCGTGCCCACAGCCCACTGGGGAGCCTTAGAGAGAGTAGCTCCTCACGTGGAGGCCATCTACTGCCCCAATATCAGGAGCGGCTGGCGCTTCGCCGTGGCCGACGCCTACGAACTCTGGTACGACGTAAGCGAAGAGGAAGTCAAGGAGCTCCTGGGCGGGTGCGATGGGTCCCGCTAG
- a CDS encoding exonuclease: MPVSLTFYDGTGCIGGNKILLEDEGIGLFLDFGTNFGAEGLFFDEFLRPRATFGLADLLVLNILPPLKGLYRSDLEYPGLWEKYSAHPWFREVEIRGILLSHAHFDHCGYLTYLRPDVPVLTSLTTALATKALQDTSSSQVELCYITPRELKDGLLRATDYRSVPHQQRPFWVPGESIPEEAHGFWEKAVTSRRLCSQPLKACSSEAELGPFRVRLFPVDHSIPGAGAFAVKTSAGWVVYTGDLRLHGKQAHLTRQFMQEAARLKPKVLICEGTHPEVERPVHEQEVAANCFEVVKKAEGLVIADFGPRNVERLLSFLEIAGETERLLTLTPKDIYLLEALRAAGEPGIPDPMTDQRVALYVRPKALRKPWEEELIARFGERAPERLIDAARVKFAPQDFILCFSYYDFHALLDIEPEGGTYIYSSSEAYDEEMLMDHERVRNWINFFGFRLYGTLGRDRERSGFHASGHIHGPGIEELVETVKPEVLIPVHTENREFFRRFEGICRVVWPERGRALAVE; encoded by the coding sequence GTGCCGGTATCGTTGACCTTCTACGACGGTACCGGTTGCATCGGGGGAAATAAGATCTTGCTGGAAGACGAAGGGATCGGCCTTTTTCTGGACTTCGGTACCAATTTCGGGGCAGAAGGCCTTTTCTTTGACGAGTTTTTACGCCCCAGGGCAACCTTCGGCCTTGCCGACCTCTTGGTGCTTAACATTCTACCTCCGTTGAAGGGCCTTTACCGCTCCGACCTGGAGTATCCGGGTCTGTGGGAAAAGTACTCTGCTCATCCCTGGTTCCGTGAAGTGGAGATTCGGGGGATTCTTCTTTCGCACGCCCACTTTGACCACTGCGGCTACCTCACCTACCTCCGGCCGGACGTGCCGGTGCTCACCAGCCTCACCACGGCCCTGGCCACCAAAGCCTTACAGGACACCTCCTCAAGCCAAGTGGAACTCTGCTACATCACCCCTCGTGAGCTTAAAGACGGTCTTCTCCGCGCCACCGACTACCGCAGCGTTCCGCACCAGCAGCGCCCCTTCTGGGTTCCGGGGGAGTCTATCCCCGAAGAGGCGCACGGTTTCTGGGAAAAGGCGGTCACTTCTCGAAGGCTTTGCTCCCAACCCCTTAAAGCCTGCAGCTCGGAGGCGGAACTCGGTCCTTTTCGCGTGCGGCTTTTCCCGGTGGACCACTCCATACCCGGAGCCGGAGCTTTTGCTGTCAAGACCTCGGCAGGCTGGGTAGTCTACACCGGTGATCTGCGGCTACACGGGAAACAAGCTCACTTGACCAGGCAGTTCATGCAAGAGGCAGCGCGGCTGAAGCCCAAAGTTTTAATTTGCGAGGGCACCCATCCCGAAGTAGAAAGGCCCGTGCACGAGCAGGAAGTGGCCGCCAATTGTTTTGAAGTGGTGAAGAAGGCGGAAGGCTTGGTGATAGCCGACTTTGGCCCCAGGAACGTAGAAAGGCTCCTTTCTTTTCTGGAGATAGCGGGGGAGACCGAACGGCTCTTGACCCTTACCCCCAAAGATATTTACCTACTGGAGGCGCTGCGGGCGGCGGGGGAGCCGGGCATACCCGACCCTATGACCGACCAGAGGGTGGCCCTCTACGTCCGGCCCAAGGCTCTGCGTAAGCCCTGGGAGGAGGAGTTGATTGCCAGATTCGGCGAGCGCGCGCCGGAAAGGCTTATAGACGCGGCCCGGGTCAAGTTCGCTCCGCAAGACTTTATTCTCTGCTTTTCCTACTATGACTTTCACGCTCTGTTGGACATAGAGCCGGAGGGCGGAACCTACATCTACTCCTCCAGCGAGGCCTACGACGAGGAGATGCTCATGGATCACGAGAGGGTGCGGAACTGGATAAACTTTTTCGGGTTTAGGCTTTACGGTACTCTGGGGCGAGACCGGGAAAGGTCGGGCTTTCACGCCAGCGGGCACATCCACGGCCCGGGAATAGAGGAGCTGGTGGAGACGGTGAAGCCTGAGGTGCTGATTCCGGTGCACACGGAAAACCGCGAATTTTTCCGACGGTTTGAAGGGATCTGCCGGGTGGTGTGGCCGGAGAGGGGGAGGGCTTTGGCAGTGGAGTAG
- the guaB gene encoding IMP dehydrogenase, producing the protein MDPEKFCGKGLTFDDVLLVPAASAVLPREVDTSTYFTNNIKLNIPIVSAAMDTVTEARMAIALAREGGIGVIHKNMSIERQALEVDKVKRSEHGVITDPFHLGPDNTVREAMELMERYRISGVPIVEKNGKLVGIITNRDIRFETNFDQPIKNVMTKENLITAPVGTTLEKAKEIMRRYKIEKLPLVDENFILRGLITIKDIEKAQKYPNAAKDAQGRLLVAAAVGVNPGFMDRVDALVAAKVDAIVVDTAHGHSTRVIEAVKAIKKRYPDLDVVAGNVATAEGARALFEAGADAVKVGIGPGSICTTRVIAGVGVPQITAIYECAKEAKRFGRRLIADGGIKYSGDITKAIAAGADTVMLGSLLAGTEESPGEIEIYQGRSYKVYRGMGSLGAMREGGAERYFQDHGPKLVPEGVEGRVPYRGPLSEIVFQLIGGLRAGMGYCGCRTIEELKEKGRFIRITPAGLRESHPHNVIITKEAPNYTIHPTP; encoded by the coding sequence ATGGATCCGGAAAAGTTTTGCGGGAAGGGCTTAACTTTTGACGACGTTTTGCTCGTACCGGCTGCTTCGGCCGTGCTTCCCCGCGAGGTAGACACTTCCACTTATTTCACCAACAACATAAAACTCAACATTCCTATAGTCAGCGCCGCCATGGACACGGTGACCGAGGCGCGGATGGCCATCGCTCTGGCTCGCGAGGGAGGCATCGGGGTCATCCACAAGAACATGAGCATCGAGCGGCAGGCGCTGGAAGTGGACAAGGTCAAGCGCTCGGAGCACGGGGTCATAACCGATCCCTTCCATCTAGGGCCGGACAACACCGTGCGCGAGGCCATGGAGCTCATGGAGCGCTACCGCATATCCGGCGTGCCCATTGTAGAAAAGAACGGCAAGCTGGTAGGGATCATTACCAACCGCGACATACGCTTCGAGACCAACTTTGACCAGCCCATAAAGAACGTGATGACCAAGGAAAACCTCATTACCGCCCCGGTGGGAACCACGCTAGAGAAAGCCAAGGAGATCATGCGCCGCTACAAGATAGAAAAGCTTCCCCTGGTGGACGAGAACTTCATCTTGCGGGGCCTTATAACCATCAAGGATATCGAAAAGGCGCAGAAGTACCCCAACGCGGCTAAGGACGCGCAGGGGCGTCTGCTGGTGGCCGCGGCCGTGGGGGTGAATCCGGGATTCATGGACCGGGTAGACGCCTTGGTGGCGGCCAAGGTGGACGCCATCGTGGTGGATACGGCGCACGGCCACTCCACCCGGGTGATCGAAGCGGTCAAGGCCATAAAGAAGCGCTATCCGGATCTTGATGTGGTGGCGGGCAACGTGGCCACAGCAGAAGGGGCGCGGGCCCTCTTTGAAGCAGGGGCGGACGCGGTGAAGGTGGGCATAGGGCCGGGTTCGATCTGCACCACGCGGGTGATAGCTGGGGTGGGCGTGCCTCAGATCACGGCCATCTACGAATGTGCCAAGGAGGCCAAGCGCTTCGGCCGCCGCCTCATCGCCGACGGCGGGATCAAGTACTCCGGCGATATCACCAAGGCCATAGCGGCCGGTGCCGACACGGTCATGCTGGGAAGCCTGCTGGCCGGCACGGAGGAGAGCCCCGGGGAAATCGAGATCTACCAGGGCAGAAGCTACAAAGTCTACCGGGGCATGGGCTCCCTGGGGGCCATGCGTGAAGGGGGGGCCGAGCGCTACTTCCAGGATCACGGTCCCAAGCTGGTTCCGGAAGGTGTGGAAGGACGGGTGCCCTACCGGGGTCCCTTGTCCGAGATAGTCTTCCAGCTGATAGGGGGCTTGCGGGCCGGTATGGGCTACTGCGGCTGCCGGACCATCGAGGAACTGAAAGAGAAGGGGCGTTTCATCCGCATAACCCCTGCTGGGTTGCGGGAGAGCCACCCGCACAACGTCATCATAACCAAAGAGGCGCCCAACTACACCATTCACCCCACTCCTTAG
- a CDS encoding chromosome segregation ATPase has product MSGNLASLTDLLKCTLYFLDGVFLEELLPYVRQRMLRDLPPAELENLVRKCLEQHACFFQDREKRWCLDRRGLPENDPVYDLLASRGEPMSRWSLMREKNGKEGKLNDDGRFVRVGEEKWGLTSWLVDPSSYSLRHLVVKVLRQNPSGLPLSRLAALVGEYRPVHPSSIERLLRRHSYFYCRRGIWQYDPRAHLAWVEAVGHFTGALRRQKGRLEERIALWQHRCARLEAELKEIQATWKEAAATLSRQQEENALYQEKMKEKDLLLDLRKREIIHYRQELERSERKAQSILHQCRLWVKRAEEAEKALSLLEEELRQKEEELKQVRERLEETREYYGNEVAKLQREVIELKQRLAQQKSRAEEIEQYLAGENHRLEHEVRRLQADKEDLLREHRFLQWELNRLREENRRLERELRHPLVRFVRRLSFFFARG; this is encoded by the coding sequence ATGTCAGGCAATTTGGCTTCCCTCACCGACTTGCTGAAATGCACCCTTTACTTCCTGGACGGGGTGTTCCTAGAGGAGCTCTTACCCTACGTTCGCCAGCGGATGCTGCGGGACCTTCCGCCTGCGGAACTGGAAAACCTGGTGCGCAAATGCCTGGAGCAGCATGCCTGCTTTTTCCAGGACAGGGAAAAGCGCTGGTGTCTTGACCGCCGAGGTCTGCCGGAGAACGATCCCGTGTACGATCTGCTTGCTTCCCGAGGTGAGCCCATGAGCCGCTGGAGCCTCATGCGGGAGAAAAACGGAAAAGAAGGAAAGCTTAACGACGACGGACGCTTCGTCCGGGTAGGGGAGGAGAAGTGGGGACTGACCTCCTGGCTGGTAGACCCTTCCTCTTACTCGCTGCGCCACCTGGTGGTAAAGGTTCTGCGGCAGAACCCTTCGGGCTTACCTCTTTCCCGCCTGGCGGCACTGGTGGGCGAGTACCGTCCCGTTCACCCCTCTTCCATCGAGCGGCTGCTGCGCCGCCATTCCTACTTTTACTGTCGGCGCGGCATATGGCAGTACGACCCCCGCGCTCATCTAGCCTGGGTGGAGGCCGTCGGCCACTTCACCGGCGCTTTACGCCGGCAAAAGGGGCGCCTGGAGGAAAGAATAGCCCTCTGGCAGCACCGCTGTGCTCGGCTGGAAGCGGAGCTTAAAGAGATCCAAGCCACCTGGAAGGAGGCAGCGGCCACTCTCAGCCGCCAGCAGGAAGAAAACGCCCTTTACCAGGAAAAGATGAAAGAGAAAGACCTTCTGCTGGACCTGCGCAAAAGGGAAATAATTCACTACCGGCAGGAGCTGGAGCGGAGTGAGAGGAAGGCCCAGAGCATCCTTCACCAGTGTCGGCTGTGGGTAAAGCGGGCAGAGGAGGCGGAAAAAGCACTTTCGCTTCTGGAAGAGGAGTTACGGCAAAAAGAGGAGGAATTGAAGCAGGTAAGGGAGCGCCTGGAGGAGACGCGTGAGTACTACGGGAATGAGGTGGCCAAGCTGCAGCGGGAGGTGATAGAACTCAAGCAGCGGCTAGCCCAGCAGAAGTCCCGGGCGGAAGAAATTGAGCAGTACCTGGCGGGAGAGAACCACCGGCTGGAGCACGAAGTCCGGCGCCTGCAGGCGGACAAAGAAGACCTTCTGCGCGAGCACCGTTTCCTTCAGTGGGAGCTCAACCGCCTGCGGGAGGAGAACCGCCGGCTGGAAAGGGAGCTTAGACACCCGCTAGTTAGATTTGTGAGACGCTTGAGTTTCTTCTTTGCCCGCGGCTAG